One window of Helicobacter winghamensis ATCC BAA-430 genomic DNA carries:
- the hisIE gene encoding bifunctional phosphoribosyl-AMP cyclohydrolase/phosphoribosyl-ATP diphosphatase HisIE: protein MQEILEQILWDKCGGLIPAIAQDHKTQEVLMLGFMDKEALELSLKSGFVHYYSRSKRRIWKKGEQSGHAQKIISLALDCDKDSILISVEQQGVACHTGEKSCFFNIINTKEGKLDSNMESKINFNASAVYGVVDVLYHTLLERKGADPKTSYTAKLYCKGENTIAKKIVEEAAELGFAIKDNTREEIIYEAADLLYHSLVGLAYKDISPDLVKQEILRRFGLSGIDEKNARVD from the coding sequence GTGCAAGAGATTTTAGAGCAGATTTTATGGGATAAATGCGGAGGATTGATTCCAGCAATTGCGCAAGATCATAAAACACAAGAAGTTTTAATGTTAGGCTTTATGGATAAAGAAGCTTTAGAGTTGAGCTTAAAGAGTGGTTTTGTGCATTATTATTCTCGTTCTAAAAGGCGCATTTGGAAAAAGGGAGAGCAAAGCGGACATGCGCAAAAAATCATATCCCTTGCCCTAGATTGTGATAAGGATTCTATTCTTATAAGCGTGGAGCAACAAGGCGTGGCTTGCCACACTGGGGAAAAGAGTTGTTTTTTTAACATAATTAATACAAAAGAAGGCAAATTAGATTCTAATATGGAATCTAAAATTAATTTTAATGCCAGTGCTGTTTATGGGGTTGTAGATGTGTTGTATCATACACTACTAGAGCGTAAAGGTGCAGATCCTAAGACTTCTTACACAGCAAAACTTTATTGTAAAGGCGAAAACACAATTGCTAAAAAAATTGTAGAAGAAGCTGCAGAGTTAGGATTTGCCATTAAAGATAACACACGCGAAGAGATTATTTATGAAGCAGCGGATTTACTTTATCACTCTTTAGTTGGTTTAGCTTATAAGGATATTTCCCCAGATTTAGTAAAACAAGAGATTTTAAGGCGGTTTGGCTTAAGCGGAATTGATGAAAAGAATGCAAGAGTAGATTAA
- a CDS encoding branched-chain amino acid transaminase: MNEAKSIWMDGKLVPWKEANVHILTHTLHYGNGVFEGTRAYKTDKGMAIFRLKDHTKRLLNSAKIVAIDVPYAQEELEKAQIEVLRDNAFSGNTYLRPLIYLGYGAMGVYHKNAPVKVAIAAWEWGAYLGDEGLEKGIRVKTASFVRNSAKSLFGKAKASGNYLNSQMAKYEAIECGYEEALLLDDNGMIAEGSGECFFIVRNGMIITPPSDSSLESITQDSVITMAKDLGYKVERRNITRDEVYIADEAFFTGTAAEVTPIRELDARIIGSGKRGEITHKLQNAYFEVVQGRNPKYAHWLTYIN; this comes from the coding sequence ATGAATGAAGCAAAATCAATTTGGATGGATGGAAAATTAGTTCCTTGGAAAGAAGCAAATGTGCATATTTTGACACATACTTTACATTATGGAAATGGTGTTTTTGAGGGAACTAGGGCTTATAAGACAGATAAGGGAATGGCAATTTTTCGTTTAAAAGATCATACAAAGCGTTTATTAAATTCTGCAAAAATTGTTGCTATTGATGTGCCTTACGCGCAAGAAGAGCTTGAGAAAGCTCAAATTGAAGTTTTAAGAGATAATGCGTTTAGTGGTAACACATATTTACGCCCTTTGATTTATCTTGGGTATGGAGCAATGGGCGTGTATCATAAGAATGCTCCTGTTAAGGTGGCGATTGCTGCGTGGGAGTGGGGTGCATATTTGGGTGATGAAGGTTTGGAAAAAGGGATTCGTGTTAAAACTGCTTCTTTTGTTAGAAATTCAGCAAAATCGCTTTTTGGTAAGGCGAAGGCTTCTGGAAATTATCTTAACTCTCAAATGGCAAAGTATGAAGCCATTGAGTGCGGATATGAAGAGGCTTTGCTTTTAGATGACAATGGAATGATTGCCGAAGGAAGTGGAGAATGTTTTTTTATCGTGCGCAATGGTATGATTATAACTCCGCCAAGTGATAGTTCATTAGAATCTATTACACAAGATTCTGTGATTACAATGGCAAAAGATCTTGGTTATAAGGTGGAACGCCGCAATATTACACGCGATGAAGTGTATATTGCAGACGAGGCATTTTTTACAGGCACTGCTGCAGAAGTTACTCCTATTAGAGAGCTTGATGCGCGTATTATTGGAAGTGGTAAGCGTGGAGAAATTACACATAAATTACAAAATGCTTATTTTGAAGTGGTGCAAGGACGCAATCCTAAATACGCACACTGGCTAACTTATATTAATTAA
- a CDS encoding ATP-dependent Clp protease adaptor ClpS, translating into MPKDAQFDQITETLEKIQEPIRYRVILLNDDYTTQEFVIEVLQAIFHKDFEESLNLMLQIHHNGKGVCGIYPYDIAEIKVAQVRKMAKEKQYPLRAILEKI; encoded by the coding sequence TTGCCAAAAGACGCACAATTTGATCAAATTACAGAAACGCTGGAGAAAATCCAAGAGCCTATCCGCTATCGCGTGATTTTGCTAAATGATGACTATACTACGCAGGAATTTGTGATAGAAGTTTTGCAAGCAATTTTTCACAAAGATTTTGAAGAATCCCTAAATTTAATGCTGCAAATCCATCACAATGGAAAAGGGGTTTGTGGAATCTATCCTTATGATATTGCAGAAATTAAAGTTGCCCAAGTGCGTAAAATGGCAAAAGAAAAGCAATATCCCTTGCGTGCAATTTTAGAAAAAATATAA
- the rsmH gene encoding 16S rRNA (cytosine(1402)-N(4))-methyltransferase RsmH: MDIPHIPVLLEQVLDSFKTLKSGILIDCTLGFGGHTHALLEAYPNLEIIGIDQDSDALAFTAKRLSVFGERFSYKKGRYSAVVRELLSNKALQENIVGILADIGVSSMQFDNKERGFCFDSYMLDMRMDREQHLSAKEIVNGASLNELERIFRDFGEIREYKKLARLIVEERKNAKFTSAKHLSELIAKHFKHPKIHPATQAFQALRIAVNDELGELERLLQTLGENPLKKGARVSVITFHSLEDRITKQTFREWERDCICDCNIMRCICGGGHSKGKSLYKKPLCADESELRENPRSRSAKLRSFEFGES; the protein is encoded by the coding sequence ATGGATATTCCGCATATTCCTGTTTTGTTAGAACAGGTTTTGGATTCCTTTAAGACACTTAAAAGTGGAATTCTAATTGATTGCACTCTAGGTTTTGGAGGACACACGCATGCACTCTTAGAAGCTTATCCAAACTTAGAGATTATAGGGATTGACCAAGATAGCGATGCCTTAGCCTTTACTGCAAAGCGGTTAAGTGTTTTTGGTGAGCGTTTTTCTTATAAAAAGGGGCGTTATAGCGCGGTTGTGCGTGAGCTATTAAGCAATAAAGCTTTGCAAGAAAACATAGTTGGAATCCTAGCGGATATTGGGGTTTCATCAATGCAATTTGATAATAAAGAGAGGGGATTTTGCTTTGATTCTTATATGCTTGATATGAGAATGGATAGGGAGCAACATTTAAGCGCAAAAGAAATTGTAAATGGGGCAAGTTTAAACGAGCTAGAGCGGATTTTTAGGGATTTTGGTGAGATTAGGGAGTATAAAAAACTTGCGCGTTTAATTGTAGAAGAGAGAAAAAATGCAAAATTTACTAGTGCAAAGCATTTAAGCGAACTCATTGCAAAGCATTTTAAACATCCCAAAATTCATCCAGCCACACAGGCTTTTCAAGCATTAAGAATCGCGGTTAATGATGAGTTAGGTGAGCTAGAGCGACTTTTGCAAACTTTAGGAGAAAATCCTTTAAAAAAGGGTGCTAGAGTGAGTGTTATCACCTTTCATTCGCTTGAAGATAGAATCACAAAGCAAACTTTTAGGGAATGGGAGAGAGATTGTATTTGCGATTGCAATATAATGCGTTGTATTTGTGGCGGTGGGCATAGTAAAGGAAAGAGTCTTTATAAAAAGCCCTTGTGTGCTGATGAGAGTGAGCTAAGAGAGAATCCGCGTTCGCGTAGCGCGAAGCTAAGAAGCTTTGAGTTTGGGGAATCATAA
- the murA gene encoding UDP-N-acetylglucosamine 1-carboxyvinyltransferase — translation MDYLTLQGGLRLNGAINIVGAKNSALPLIALTLLSKNPVSLQNLPSVVDIETFFELLKMLGCSVERLDKHIVNVNVAGQNSTKATYDIVRKMRASILVLGPLLGRFGHCAVSLPGGCAIGARPVDLHIKALEKMGAEIHIEEGYIVASAKDGLKGATINFDKITVTGTENILMAAAMAKGKTIINNAAKEPEVVQLCEVLRESGVEIKGIGSDRIEIFGTDREGLELPSVISVIPDRVEAGTYLCAGAITNSQITLHGANASHLGAVIAKLEEIGFKLTYNKDSITIYPAKKRNAFALSTAEYPGFPTDMQAQFMALATQCEGGSIIEERLFENRFMHVNELQRMGANISLRGNTATINGISTLIGADVMATDLRASSALVLAALVAKGETRIHRIYHLDRGYENLEAKLTKLGANITRAKE, via the coding sequence GTGGATTATTTAACATTGCAAGGTGGCTTGCGTTTAAATGGAGCAATTAATATTGTAGGTGCAAAAAATTCTGCATTACCGCTTATTGCTCTAACGCTACTTTCAAAAAATCCTGTAAGTTTACAGAATCTTCCTAGTGTTGTGGATATTGAGACTTTTTTTGAGCTTTTAAAAATGCTAGGTTGTAGCGTGGAACGCTTGGATAAGCATATTGTTAATGTTAATGTGGCAGGACAAAATAGCACAAAAGCCACATATGATATTGTGCGTAAAATGCGCGCTTCAATTTTGGTTTTAGGACCTCTTCTTGGGAGATTTGGGCATTGTGCAGTGAGTTTGCCCGGAGGGTGTGCTATTGGTGCGCGTCCTGTGGATTTACACATTAAAGCATTGGAGAAAATGGGGGCAGAGATTCATATTGAAGAGGGATATATTGTTGCAAGTGCAAAAGATGGGCTAAAGGGGGCAACGATTAATTTTGATAAAATCACCGTAACAGGTACTGAAAATATCCTGATGGCAGCGGCAATGGCAAAGGGTAAGACAATCATTAATAATGCTGCAAAAGAACCAGAAGTGGTGCAACTTTGTGAAGTGTTGCGTGAAAGCGGTGTAGAAATTAAAGGAATTGGAAGCGATAGAATTGAGATTTTTGGAACAGATAGAGAAGGATTGGAGTTGCCAAGTGTGATTTCTGTGATTCCAGATCGCGTTGAAGCAGGGACTTATTTGTGCGCTGGAGCAATTACAAATTCACAAATTACGCTACATGGTGCCAATGCAAGCCATCTTGGCGCAGTGATTGCAAAGCTAGAAGAAATTGGCTTTAAACTTACCTACAATAAAGATTCCATTACAATTTATCCCGCTAAAAAACGCAATGCTTTTGCGCTCTCCACCGCAGAATATCCGGGTTTTCCAACAGATATGCAAGCACAATTTATGGCGCTTGCAACACAATGTGAAGGGGGTAGCATTATTGAAGAGCGTTTGTTTGAAAATCGCTTTATGCATGTAAATGAGCTACAAAGAATGGGAGCAAATATTAGTTTGCGTGGAAATACAGCGACTATTAATGGAATAAGCACGCTAATTGGTGCTGATGTTATGGCAACAGACTTGCGCGCTTCTAGTGCTTTAGTGCTTGCCGCTCTTGTGGCAAAGGGGGAAACTAGAATCCATCGTATTTATCATTTAGATCGTGGTTATGAAAATTTAGAAGCAAAGCTCACAAAACTTGGCGCAAACATTACTCGCGCAAAAGAGTAG
- the galU gene encoding UTP--glucose-1-phosphate uridylyltransferase GalU, with product MIKKCLFPAAGYGTRFLPATKAMPKEMLPIVNKPLIQYGVEEAMEAGIFNIAIVTGRGKRALEDHFDISYELESQIKGTNKESYLKDIRHILETCSFSYTRQMEMNGLGHAILCGETLVGNEPFAVVLSDDLCENTELGVLSQMCKIYEKYRCSIVAVEEVDMEEVSKYGVIAGRVIDENVFVVDNMIEKPSKDKAPSNLAIIGRYILTPDIFEILRHTAPGKNGEIQITDALLEQCKKGMVLAYKFKGTRYDCGSVDGFVKATNVFYEKFLKGEMH from the coding sequence ATGATTAAAAAATGTTTATTTCCAGCAGCAGGATATGGGACACGCTTTTTGCCTGCAACAAAGGCAATGCCAAAAGAGATGTTGCCCATTGTTAATAAACCACTCATTCAATATGGTGTAGAAGAGGCAATGGAAGCAGGAATTTTTAATATAGCAATTGTTACAGGGCGTGGAAAAAGAGCATTAGAAGACCATTTTGATATCAGTTATGAGCTAGAGAGTCAAATTAAAGGCACAAATAAAGAAAGCTATTTAAAGGATATTCGCCATATTTTAGAAACTTGTAGCTTTTCTTATACGCGCCAAATGGAGATGAATGGCTTAGGACATGCGATTTTATGTGGGGAAACACTCGTTGGCAATGAGCCTTTTGCAGTGGTTTTAAGCGATGATTTATGTGAAAATACAGAACTTGGCGTGTTAAGTCAAATGTGTAAAATCTATGAAAAATACCGCTGTTCCATTGTTGCAGTAGAGGAAGTGGATATGGAAGAAGTAAGTAAATATGGTGTGATTGCAGGAAGAGTGATTGATGAGAATGTTTTTGTAGTGGATAATATGATTGAAAAACCTTCAAAAGATAAAGCCCCAAGCAATCTAGCAATTATTGGACGCTATATTTTAACTCCGGATATTTTTGAGATTTTGCGCCACACAGCTCCTGGCAAAAATGGCGAGATTCAAATCACAGACGCGCTTTTAGAGCAGTGTAAAAAGGGAATGGTGCTAGCTTATAAATTTAAAGGCACACGCTATGATTGCGGAAGTGTAGATGGATTTGTAAAAGCCACAAATGTTTTTTATGAAAAGTTTTTAAAAGGTGAAATGCACTAA
- a CDS encoding AAA family ATPase — translation MFEISKELNVVLQNAQKEAKDKGHEYLTLEHIFYALLENEKITKTLQDCGGNVEIMKKQIQRYLKQFLQSYPERQEQGAMPQETLAVTRVIEIMIGHVKGSQRQQAQVSDLLAAILEEEKAFCAQILNAQGITRLNVLEYITENQENFSFNKSIKEEVKDEGEKRESALEAYCTNLTQMAREGKIEPLIGREVEIRRCFEVLLRKKKNNPLLVGEPGVGKTAVAEGLALQMIATQSPLENTEMYMLNMGALVAGTKYRGDFEKRIKTLTDEVLELGNVILFIDEIHMLIGAGATNSGSMDASNLLKPMLGNGKLRCIGASTYAEYRSFLDKDKALSRRFAKIEVKEPSREESILILEGVKKHYEKYHNVSFNSEAIELIVDLSIRHLHDRFLPDKAIDIMDEVGASYKLDGKSGKVSLQSIKKMVATMAKIPEIEATKDDKAVLKGLEKHLKSRIFGQDNAIVEVVSALKRNKAGLGAPNKPIGSFLFSGPSGVGKTELAKELAKALNINFERLDMSEYMERISSSQLIGAAAGYVGYEKGGILTEMIKKNPHTLLLLDEVEKAHPDVLNVFLQVMDYGRLTDNNGESIDFSSVILILTSNVGSKEAPVLGFKQDTNLRFSSAIKDHFSPEFRNRLDAIIAFNPLSHKEILKIVDKNIVDLNNQILEKKVEIILDKSSKEYLAKIGFDVELGARPLGLVIQKEIKNILSDAMLFGELSKGGVAHFTCVKGKLTHKFLPNNIELKNKSNTTKKAKNA, via the coding sequence ATGTTTGAAATTAGTAAAGAATTAAATGTTGTTTTGCAAAATGCACAAAAAGAAGCTAAAGACAAAGGGCATGAATATTTAACTCTAGAGCATATTTTCTACGCCCTTTTAGAAAATGAGAAAATCACTAAAACTCTGCAAGATTGCGGGGGTAATGTAGAGATTATGAAAAAGCAAATACAAAGGTATTTAAAGCAATTTTTACAATCCTACCCAGAGCGTCAAGAACAAGGTGCAATGCCACAAGAAACCCTTGCTGTTACGCGTGTGATTGAAATAATGATAGGGCATGTGAAAGGCTCTCAACGCCAGCAGGCACAAGTGAGTGATTTGCTAGCAGCAATCTTAGAAGAAGAAAAGGCGTTTTGTGCGCAAATCTTAAATGCACAAGGCATCACGCGCTTAAATGTTTTAGAATACATTACAGAAAATCAAGAGAATTTTAGTTTTAATAAAAGCATAAAAGAAGAAGTGAAAGATGAAGGCGAAAAGAGAGAATCCGCATTAGAAGCTTATTGCACAAATCTTACGCAAATGGCAAGGGAAGGCAAAATAGAGCCTTTAATAGGCAGGGAAGTAGAGATTCGTCGCTGTTTTGAAGTGTTGCTTAGAAAAAAGAAAAACAATCCTCTTTTAGTTGGTGAGCCTGGTGTTGGTAAAACAGCTGTAGCAGAAGGGTTGGCTTTGCAAATGATTGCCACACAAAGCCCTTTAGAAAATACAGAAATGTATATGCTAAATATGGGTGCGCTTGTTGCAGGAACAAAATACAGAGGAGACTTTGAAAAGCGCATTAAGACATTAACTGATGAAGTACTAGAACTTGGAAATGTGATTTTATTTATTGATGAAATTCATATGTTAATTGGCGCGGGGGCAACAAATAGTGGGAGTATGGATGCGAGTAATTTGCTAAAGCCTATGCTTGGAAATGGAAAGTTGCGCTGTATCGGTGCTAGCACTTACGCAGAGTATCGTTCTTTTTTGGATAAAGACAAGGCACTTTCACGCCGTTTTGCAAAGATTGAAGTTAAAGAACCTAGCAGGGAAGAGAGTATTTTAATCTTAGAAGGTGTAAAAAAACATTATGAAAAGTATCATAATGTAAGTTTTAATTCTGAAGCGATTGAGTTAATTGTAGATTTGTCAATTCGCCATTTACACGATAGATTTTTGCCTGATAAAGCCATTGATATAATGGATGAAGTGGGGGCTAGTTATAAACTAGATGGTAAAAGCGGTAAGGTAAGTTTGCAGAGTATTAAAAAAATGGTTGCTACAATGGCTAAGATTCCAGAAATTGAAGCAACAAAAGATGATAAAGCTGTGCTTAAAGGCTTAGAGAAGCATTTAAAAAGCAGAATTTTTGGGCAAGATAATGCTATTGTTGAGGTAGTGAGTGCGTTAAAACGCAATAAAGCTGGGCTTGGCGCGCCAAATAAACCTATTGGTTCGTTTCTTTTTAGCGGTCCTAGTGGAGTTGGAAAAACAGAGCTCGCAAAAGAGCTTGCAAAAGCATTAAACATTAATTTTGAACGCCTTGACATGAGTGAGTATATGGAGCGCATTTCAAGCTCGCAATTAATTGGTGCAGCAGCGGGATATGTTGGCTATGAAAAAGGTGGAATCCTAACGGAAATGATCAAGAAAAATCCTCATACTTTGCTACTCTTAGATGAGGTAGAGAAGGCCCATCCTGATGTGCTAAATGTATTTTTGCAGGTAATGGATTATGGAAGGCTTACAGATAATAATGGAGAGAGCATAGATTTTTCATCTGTTATTTTGATTCTAACTTCTAATGTAGGTTCTAAGGAAGCCCCTGTACTTGGTTTTAAACAAGATACAAATTTGCGTTTTTCTAGTGCGATTAAAGATCATTTCTCCCCAGAATTTAGGAATCGTCTTGATGCAATCATTGCTTTTAATCCACTCTCACACAAAGAGATTTTGAAGATAGTTGATAAAAATATTGTAGATTTAAATAATCAAATTTTAGAAAAAAAAGTAGAAATTATATTAGATAAAAGTTCTAAAGAATATTTAGCAAAAATTGGATTTGATGTAGAACTTGGGGCGCGTCCACTTGGATTAGTGATTCAAAAAGAGATTAAAAATATCTTAAGTGATGCAATGCTTTTTGGGGAGTTAAGTAAGGGTGGAGTAGCGCATTTTACTTGTGTAAAAGGAAAATTAACGCATAAATTTTTGCCAAACAATATAGAATTAAAAAATAAATCTAACACTACAAAAAAGGCTAAAAATGCCTAA
- the pdxA gene encoding 4-hydroxythreonine-4-phosphate dehydrogenase: MKIAVSIGDPNGVGLEILLKNHKKICKFCNPVYCVDKELLKEAAKILKFKLPKNLKCVSPKVMPSNIIPKITPGAIQKESGAYSYASFLQALNLTLVGKTKAMVTLPIHKKAWQLAGVSYAGHTEALRDVFKFENMESKINGIQNQKAIMMLGSPKLYVALFSDHIPLKNVPSLINIESLKEFLLDFAPYVLKMPCGVLGLNPHAGDFGVLGDEDNVIREAIRLANASLGKEVFIGPLVPDTAFVGKHLRYYVAMYHDQGLIPLKTLYFKESINITLNLPVIRTSVDHGTAFDIAYKNKAESKSYINAIKEAILRQC, translated from the coding sequence ATGAAAATTGCAGTAAGCATTGGTGATCCAAATGGGGTTGGTTTAGAGATTTTATTAAAAAACCATAAAAAGATTTGTAAATTTTGCAATCCTGTGTATTGTGTGGATAAAGAGTTGTTAAAAGAGGCGGCTAAGATTTTAAAATTCAAACTTCCGAAGAATTTAAAATGTGTTTCACCTAAAGTTATGCCTTCAAATATTATCCCAAAAATTACTCCTGGAGCAATCCAAAAAGAAAGTGGAGCGTATTCTTATGCAAGTTTCTTGCAAGCTTTAAATTTGACACTTGTTGGTAAAACAAAGGCGATGGTAACTTTGCCTATCCATAAAAAAGCGTGGCAGTTAGCCGGAGTTTCTTATGCTGGGCATACCGAAGCCTTGCGAGATGTTTTTAAGTTTGAAAATATGGAATCTAAAATAAATGGAATTCAAAATCAAAAAGCCATTATGATGTTAGGCTCTCCAAAGCTTTATGTTGCGCTTTTTAGTGATCATATCCCACTAAAAAATGTGCCTTCACTTATAAACATAGAATCTTTAAAAGAGTTTTTATTGGATTTTGCTCCTTATGTTTTAAAAATGCCCTGTGGAGTGCTTGGGTTAAATCCACACGCCGGAGATTTTGGAGTTTTGGGTGATGAAGATAATGTAATTAGGGAGGCAATAAGGCTTGCAAATGCAAGTTTGGGCAAGGAAGTTTTTATTGGACCACTTGTGCCTGATACTGCTTTTGTTGGTAAGCATTTGCGTTATTATGTGGCAATGTATCACGATCAAGGATTAATCCCACTAAAGACTTTATATTTTAAAGAGAGTATCAACATTACGCTTAATTTGCCTGTTATTCGCACCTCGGTAGATCACGGTACCGCATTTGATATTGCCTATAAAAATAAAGCAGAATCTAAAAGTTATATCAATGCGATAAAAGAAGCGATTTTACGCCAATGTTAG
- a CDS encoding DUF2393 family protein → MNSLKEYLLKFTEISRFFALPDYLILMSIFLIILLIFLLSVALRGRALPFMLFFSLSGGLILASPFIYQWIMESYLKKIEFTLTHNASLQYDAVYFVEGSFKNLGHLDFRGCVVEVNFIPKDLKKFERIKYKINPKYSKTEIYKTPLKKQEAMDFKIVIPSPNSQVQFDLDTKGACY, encoded by the coding sequence ATGAATAGCTTAAAGGAATATTTGCTAAAATTTACAGAGATTTCGCGCTTCTTTGCTTTGCCAGATTATTTAATTTTAATGAGTATTTTTTTAATCATTCTTTTAATTTTTCTTTTAAGTGTTGCGTTGCGTGGGCGTGCTTTGCCTTTTATGCTATTTTTTTCATTAAGTGGTGGGCTAATTCTTGCTTCGCCTTTTATTTATCAGTGGATAATGGAATCGTATTTAAAAAAGATAGAATTTACTCTCACACATAATGCGAGTTTGCAATATGATGCTGTGTATTTTGTGGAAGGGAGTTTTAAAAATCTAGGGCATTTGGATTTTAGAGGTTGTGTTGTGGAGGTTAATTTTATCCCAAAGGATTTAAAAAAGTTTGAACGCATTAAATATAAAATTAATCCTAAATATTCAAAGACAGAAATTTACAAAACACCATTAAAAAAGCAAGAAGCGATGGATTTTAAAATTGTAATCCCATCTCCAAATTCTCAAGTGCAATTTGACTTAGACACAAAAGGTGCTTGCTATTAA
- a CDS encoding SPFH domain-containing protein, whose amino-acid sequence MPIDLNEHLKRKNKGYTPDENKDKGQPNHNSNRGFQSPRMPNFTMPNGKKMAGVYVVVILVILFFLLKPFTIINSGEVGVKITTGEFDPTPLQPGIHFFIPGIQKIIAINTKVRIAEFTGSDGAGLRSRDEGSLKNQAISVLDSRGLSVSVELAVQYRLDPLSVPQTIATWGQNWEERIITPVIREIVRNVVGSFPAEELPTKRNEIATLIDQKFRENINSLENRPVELVSIQLTEIVLPIAIKEQIERVQVARQEAERARYEVERAKQEAEKKAALAKGVADATIIEADAQAKANRLISQSLNNPLLQLRQIEVQGKFNEALQNNRDAKIFLTPGGATPNIWLDSKDNQRASSVSN is encoded by the coding sequence ATGCCAATTGATTTAAATGAACATTTAAAGCGCAAAAACAAGGGCTACACTCCGGATGAAAACAAAGATAAAGGTCAACCAAACCACAATTCAAATCGTGGGTTTCAATCTCCTAGAATGCCAAATTTTACAATGCCAAATGGTAAGAAAATGGCCGGAGTTTATGTTGTTGTAATTTTAGTGATTTTGTTTTTCTTGCTTAAACCCTTTACGATTATTAATAGCGGTGAAGTAGGTGTTAAAATTACAACAGGTGAGTTTGATCCAACACCATTGCAACCTGGAATTCACTTTTTTATCCCAGGAATTCAAAAAATTATTGCCATTAATACAAAAGTTAGAATCGCAGAATTTACAGGCTCTGATGGTGCAGGATTGCGCAGTAGAGATGAAGGAAGTCTAAAAAATCAAGCAATTAGTGTGCTAGATTCTAGGGGATTATCTGTTTCTGTGGAGCTTGCTGTGCAATACCGCTTAGATCCATTAAGTGTGCCACAAACCATTGCAACTTGGGGGCAAAATTGGGAAGAGAGAATCATTACTCCAGTAATTAGAGAGATTGTGCGTAATGTTGTAGGAAGTTTCCCAGCTGAAGAGTTACCAACAAAGCGTAATGAGATTGCAACACTTATTGATCAAAAGTTTAGAGAGAATATCAATAGCCTTGAAAATCGCCCTGTAGAGCTTGTATCTATTCAGCTTACAGAGATTGTTTTGCCTATTGCAATCAAAGAACAAATTGAGCGCGTGCAGGTTGCGCGTCAAGAAGCAGAGCGTGCAAGGTATGAAGTAGAACGCGCCAAGCAAGAAGCAGAGAAAAAAGCAGCTCTTGCTAAAGGGGTTGCTGATGCTACGATTATTGAGGCAGATGCGCAAGCAAAGGCTAATCGTTTGATTAGTCAAAGTTTAAATAATCCTCTATTGCAACTGCGACAAATTGAAGTGCAAGGAAAATTTAATGAAGCTTTACAAAACAATCGCGATGCTAAGATTTTCTTAACGCCTGGTGGAGCAACGCCTAATATTTGGCTAGATTCTAAGGATAATCAACGCGCAAGTTCAGTGAGTAATTAG
- a CDS encoding DUF815 domain-containing protein, giving the protein MPKSWNLNLQWDMGSCIAGVYRKSGYIHGILEVEAKELDCFVGIQKEVRLLCANTESFLERNLGVNVLLWGARGSGKSSLIKALLVKYASKGLRVLQIEKEDLEILPEVFDNLRDKDYKFIIFCDDLSFEENENYKGLKSVLEGGLEVLPANIRIYATSNRRHLLPEFHNENEIFGYEGNEDKIALSDRFPLCIGFYAQGNKEYLEVLKSYFGELPKNWDKISQKAMQYATQKGSLNPRTAAHFYALYQSGLWELF; this is encoded by the coding sequence ATGCCTAAAAGTTGGAATTTAAATCTGCAATGGGATATGGGGAGTTGTATTGCTGGAGTGTATCGCAAAAGTGGGTATATCCACGGGATTTTAGAAGTAGAGGCTAAGGAATTGGATTGCTTTGTGGGAATACAAAAGGAAGTGCGATTATTATGTGCCAATACGGAATCTTTTTTGGAGAGAAATTTGGGCGTTAATGTCCTGTTATGGGGAGCTAGGGGAAGTGGAAAAAGCTCTCTTATAAAGGCATTGCTTGTAAAATATGCCTCTAAAGGTTTAAGGGTTTTACAGATTGAAAAAGAAGATTTAGAAATTTTACCGGAAGTATTTGATAATTTAAGGGATAAAGATTATAAATTTATTATATTTTGCGATGATTTAAGTTTTGAAGAAAATGAGAATTATAAAGGCTTAAAAAGTGTGCTTGAGGGGGGATTAGAAGTATTGCCTGCAAATATTAGAATTTACGCAACAAGTAATAGGCGGCATTTGCTCCCAGAATTCCATAATGAAAATGAGATTTTTGGTTATGAAGGCAATGAAGATAAGATTGCATTAAGTGATAGATTTCCCTTGTGTATTGGCTTTTACGCACAAGGAAATAAGGAATATTTAGAAGTGCTAAAAAGTTATTTTGGGGAATTGCCTAAAAATTGGGATAAAATCTCTCAAAAAGCAATGCAATATGCCACACAAAAGGGTTCGCTCAATCCACGCACAGCAGCGCATTTTTACGCATTGTATCAGAGCGGTTTGTGGGAATTATTCTAA